In Fragaria vesca subsp. vesca linkage group LG5, FraVesHawaii_1.0, whole genome shotgun sequence, the genomic stretch CTTAGTAATAAGTTTTTCGGGATCTACCAAGTCCACAAGGTTCACAAGAGTGCACACCATTAATTTTTGCATTATTTTCCCAACAAGTTTTATCAAAACCCTAAAACCATTCTTTTAACATGTTGCCTTCTTCTCAACACTAAACATAGCAACTAAGGCCTTGAAGCATTCTGTAGAGCATCGACTCTCAATTGTTGAAAAATGCTGAGATTTTGCAGAAAAATATGAGGTCTGTGATGGCTCTGATGGTTTTCATGCGTAGTGCTCTTTTTCCTCATCTGGAAGCAACTTCCATTCTTGTGAAGCCTCGAAGAGGAACTGAAACAAAATCAATTATCTCCCTTCATACAAGCATGAAAATGCAAAATACATCTAGGAACCCACACATCTAATCACTAACTAAGCATCAAATTGACAATCAATGAAGAAATACTCACCATAAAAACACAACTTCATTTAAGCACTGCATTTAAGCAAAAATGCAGTCAATAACCATAAAAACACAACTTCATTCATTTGACACTCGAAATAACACAATTGAACTAATTAACAGAATCGAAACAGTAAACCAAGTATACTACATTTAATTAAAAAAGACCCCCCATTTGATGGAGTTTTTCTTCACCTAGAGCTTAATTCAGGACTTGATTTTTCTTGCCTTTGAGGACTTTGTGGACTTAATCCTCTCATCAGCTATAGATTTCTCCAGTACATATTTATCAACCACCACCACTTTCATTGAGGAGTCACCCGTTTCGGGTTTCGACGCCTCAGCTGCAGCGTCTCTCACGATATCCACCACAGAGGTTGGTGTAGTGGTTTTAGGCTTCGACTTCGACCCCCCTAGCCGCAGTGTCCAATTTATGATTCTTCTTCTCTTCTTGTAATCTCGATTCCGCCAATCGCACTCGGGATACATTAGAGACAGTGGTGGAGCTAGTGGTTGGGGATATGCCCAACAATCGGGAACTTTTTCTCGGATCTCCGTCGCCGTCCAAGTACAGTATGGAATTTGCCCTATTCTTGTGAGGGATAAGTGGGGGCTTTCTGCTTCTTTAGCCGAGGGACTTGTTGCTGCCTTCGTCGGGAGCTTTTTTGCTGAGACATTTGCCGGTGGCTTCGTCAGGACGTTCTTTTGGGATAGTGCCATCTAAGGTTTCAAAATTTTCCCAATTGCATTTTGAAAGTAGGAATTTTAGGGTTCAAATTCTGGGTTTTGGTAAAGAAAGAAGGTTCAAAAGATGATGAGAATGGATTTGCCAAAAGGATGAAGAGATGATATTTGGTGTGAGTGGATGAAGAGATAGATTTGTAGTAGAAGTGTGGTATGAGATAGATCTGTATAATTTTCGGATAGATAGGGAGTTAGAATGAAGTGGTTTGTAGTTGACTGTAGGAATGAAGTGATTGAGAAAAAAGAAAGGAATAATAGAGAGATATATAGAGTTAATAGAGAGTTAACCGTGTTAATTAGAGTTGGCCCCAGCTGCTGCATATTTGGGTCGGTTCCAAGACGGACGATCCGTTTTAAATAAGGCGGTTTGGATCGGATTATGATTATTAAAAATGTAATTTTTTTGGACCCGATCCGTTTAGGGAAATTCGGGTTCAGATTGGATCCTGTTTAAAAAAAGTAAAAAAAAAAAAGACAAAAACTCAAATAACCATTTAATTGAACTAGTTTTTTTTTTATAGACCGTTAGATTATTTGGGTAAAAAAAAAGCTCTGAGGTTCTGAAAAAAGAAAAGCCTGAAGCCGATTATTTTATACTCTTATTAAATAAAATTTGAAGATAATTGCGTTAATCATTTGAAAAGAAAATAGAAAAATGAAAAAACAGTAGAGGGTCCGTAAAAGAGGGGCCAATACGTCCCGTAAAATCCACGTCAACTCAGACCGACAGTAGCAGTGAGGTCAGTGACAGTGCCATTGCTTCTTCCTCACTCTCCCCCCAAGTCCCACCCACCCCTCTCTTCCTCTCTCAATAAACCCAAATCAATCCCTCCAAAGCTACTCCATCAGTTATGGATTTCACATTTCAGAAAAGTAGCACAAGAATCACCACCACCCACATTGCCCTCCTCCTCCTCTTGACATCATTCTTCAATTCCAATCCGGCCAACGCCTCCATCCATATCTACCACAAAGACGTCTTCCGCGAAGTTGGCAACGCCTTCCTCCTCTCCGGCGGCAGCGAAGGAATCGCCGCCTCTCCCTCCTCCCGCTCTTATATCCGGTACTCTTCTCCCTCTCTTATTTGCACCTCATTGCTAGATCCGTAGAGCTTTGTTTGCTTCATTTGAGAATTTTAGGGATTTAGCTTTCTTCATTTCAATCGCATTTGATAATATCACGAATGAAAATCTTATGTCACTGCTGCTGTTTGTTATCCTGATATCATGTTTGCGGAACAGATTTGAGAATATCACCTTCTGGAGGAATGAGGCTGCAGCTGACAGGAAGCGTAGCAATGGGCTGATACAGGTCATCATTTTCGAAGCTGCGGATCGGAATAATATCGGCGGTTCTGCTTATGGAGGACAGAGATCTATATGTTGCACCCCTGATCTTGCAAAGATGGAAGGTTGTAAGCAAGGGGAGGTCATTAGGAGACCTTCTGCCGCTGATGCTAATTGGCCTGTTGTGTTGAATGTCAAGTTCAGAGGGAAGAGTCTGTCTAAAGAGATGGATTACAAAGAGATTTCGATCACGAAAACGGGGATGTATAACTTGTTTTTTGTGGCATGTGATCCGAAACTGAAGGAATTGGTAATGAGTGGGAAGACGGTGTGGAGAAGTCCTGATGGTTATCTACCTGGTCGAATGGCTCCACTGATGAAGTTTTTCGTGTTCATGGCACTTGCTTATGTGCTGATTGGTGTAATTTGGCTTATTCAGTATGTGAGGTTCTGGGATGATATTCTGCAACTTCAGCATTGCATCACGGCTGTAATTGCTCTTGGATTGTTTGAGATGATTCTTTGGTATGCTGACTATGTCAATTTTAATAATACAGGGATGAGGCCAGTTTTTCTTACGACATTGGTTGTGACGGTTGGAGCTGTGAGAAAAACTGTTTCCCGTCTCCTTATCCTCACTGTTTCTATGGGCTATGGTGTAGTACGGCCTACTCTTGGGGGTCTTACCTCCAAGGTGCTTTTGCTTGGAGTAACATTTTTTCTGGCCACAGAGTTGCTTAATATTACCGAGTATGTTGGGACAATTAATGATGTATCAGGAAGAGCGAGATTATTTCTTGTTCTTCCTGATGCTTTCTTGGATGCATTTTTAATCTTGTGGATTTTCACTTCTCTCTCAAAAACACTAGAACAGCTACAGGTACATCATTTTTATCAAACTGTACATTTTGTTTTTGTATTTAATTCACTTTCTGTTTTCTTTGTTCTTCAAGTGCTAAAACCTACATTCATTTCAGACAAAGAGAAGCTCTGTCAAGTTGGATATGTATAGGAAGTTCTCAAATGCATTAGCAGTGACAGTCATTGCCTCACTCGCATGGATTGCTTATGAGGTATTGTTTGGGGGGCTATATATATATTTATTTATGATGATGATGATTTATTAACTTAATGGATTCCATTCTTTTACTGAGGATTTGAATATCTTAAAAATGATATGTGAATATTTATCAGTTTGTTCAGTAAAGATACTATTTATTATTTTAAGACTTCTGTGCTCTTTCATTTCATACGCACGCATAAAGAAATATTTATGTTCATTATCTGATACTATTTCCTACATTAATGTACATATGCTGACTATAGAAGCCTCATAAGAAAGTTTATGGGACAGCATATTGGCTCACTAATGATCCTTAATTTACCTATTGTTGATACTGTAATTCCTTTTGACAGTATTTTAAAATGGATCTAAACACTAGCATCCATCTAATGGTTCCAATCTTGCTTAATCGCGTTTAACCACTAAGAGGAAACCTGCTTGTTTGATGCCTATTGTTGGTCTCATTTGCCTTTACCTAATTCTTTTTTGTTTAAATTGTAATTCTCTTTATCTGCCTATAGTACTTTGTTTCATCCTTTCCATACTTGATTTCTTCGAGCTTTGAACAATACCATTTAACATTGTTGCACGTGTAGGTGTACTTCAAAGCAACAGATCCCTTCAACGAGAAGTGGCATAGTGCTTGGATCATCACTGCTTTCTGGGATATTCTTGCATTTGCATTGCTGTGCGTTATCTGCTATCTTTGGGCACCATCTCAGAACTCTCAGCGGTGCGTAATAATCCTTAATTCCTGTGCAATCAATAAGATGCTTGTATTTCTCTGCTCTTACCTTTTGTTCCATTTTATAAGAGGAAAAGTTTCCTGAACCTCTGGTTGGCCAGTGAACGCATAATGCGACATGTTACTGGGAAGTGTACGTTGCAGTTTAGAATCTAATCTATGGACAAGAGTGGTATTGAGTTGGTGCACACTTCATAGAGAGATAGGAATGTCGCATTGAGTGGGTTTTGTGAAGCACTAGAGGGGGTTGGGATGAGGTATTTTAGATTGAGTAATTAGAGTGAGAAACAGACTTTTAGAAGGATTTTTGTTCCGGTAATATGCCCTTTCAAAGATTCTTCTCTAGTGGTATATAACTTGGTTTTTTCAGAAGGCTAGAGTTCATGTTGGAATATTTCTTTTAAAAAATCCATAATTTGATAGTCAACGTTTTTCAGTCCCACAAAAATCAAATGGTATTTCTTGGCTTAATACTTTGCAAAGTGTTATTTCGTGGATTACATTCGGTATATGTTAAATTTGGCTGTGTAATGCATTTGGTGGATCATTAACAAAAGCCTTCATGTTATAAAATTAGCAAGTTAACTTTGATGATGCTGAGCTAATTTGTTCTGCTGATTATACATAGGTATGCATACTCAGAGAAGCTAGGAGAAGATTCTGATGATGAAGAATCTCAGTCTCTAACTGCGGGCAAGCCAGAGGGTGATATCAGTTTAGTCAATCAAGAAGTGAAGGATGTTGGAAGCACGGGAGATTCTGATGAAGAGGACACAGAAGAAGATAAGAGGGAATGATCTTTCAATGGCATTACTCTTCCATTGCTCACAACCTTACTCTATATACAAGCCCATGGAGAATGTAGTTGAATGTCTACCCCTCGGTTAACTTCTATGTGCTAAGCAATGACCCTTTGTCCCACTTAACGGCTTCCAAAGAGGTGTTGTAAAATTTTTGCTACTTCCTACTAGAATCAAAAGGCTGCCTTATTTCTTGTCCTTGTTTGTGATGCTAATTTTTTTATTGTATGTAAACATTAGGTTGTCAGCCTCAATTTCTGAGAGTAGATGAATCATGAAAAAGAAAAGCTGTGTATTGTAAAGTTCACCAAATTGTTATTGTGATAGATACTGTACATTGTCACTTTCATGAGTATTTGCTTCTCATCATGTTTTTCTTTTTACTCTGTCATGATCATTTCATTCATATTACAACCCGAAAAGGGTTTCCATCAAAACCGTTTGGTTGGAGATGAGAAAGATGAGATTGTTACAGAAAGGTAAAAACATGTCAGGCGTTTGATGAGACTCCTGTGAATCTGTGATGAGATATGGAAAACAAAAGAACGTTTTCACTTTTGTGGTTTCATTGTTTGTTATCCTCATTGTTTTATGTTTCAAACCTGCATAAAATTTTCTCTACCAGCATTCCAGCAATGAGAGTTCTAAATGATTTCTTCTATAATATAAAGCAACATTTGCTCTTATAAAGTATATGTGCTCATTTGAGTGTTCAATATAGAGGATGGCATGTGTGCTCTCTACTGTTCGTCTTGGGTGCTACTTTGCACCATTTACTGTACTTTCTGAACGACGGAATTTAGTGTCCGAATCAGTAGAGTACCTTTGGCTGGACGAAGCTATAGACTCATCTGTCATTGTTCTATCTCTTTGGTTCTTCGTGTACTTGTGTTTCTTCCTTTCCATATACTACAATTTTGACAATCTTACACATGTAGGTCTTCAAAGCTACAGATCGCTCGAAGGATGATTAAGACTTGGATCATCACTGCTTTCTGGGATATATTCGCATTTGATCGCTGCGCTCTAAGGTCATTGTTCCAACAGCCTTTCTTATATGTTAGAATCTGATACCTTGAGGTATGTTCTTCTCTGAAAGCTCTATTTCTGTTTCTTGGTGCTACCTTATGTTTTGGCTGGTCGCTTGTCTATTTTTGTTAGGTATTAGCATTGGTTTGTTAGGTATTAGCTGGTGTTTGATCACTTTGATTTGAATTTGTACGATGATTATGTTAC encodes the following:
- the LOC101298719 gene encoding uncharacterized protein LOC101298719, whose protein sequence is MALSQKNVLTKPPANVSAKKLPTKAATSPSAKEAESPHLSLTRIGQIPYCTWTATEIREKVPDCWAYPQPLAPPLSLMYPECDWRNRDYKKRRRIINWTLRLGGSKSKPKTTTPTSVVDIVRDAAAEASKPETGDSSMKVVVVDKYVLEKSIADERIKSTKSSKCLNEVVFLWEIIDFVSVPLRGFTRMEVASR
- the LOC101299011 gene encoding transmembrane protein 87B-like, which gives rise to MDFTFQKSSTRITTTHIALLLLLTSFFNSNPANASIHIYHKDVFREVGNAFLLSGGSEGIAASPSSRSYIRFENITFWRNEAAADRKRSNGLIQVIIFEAADRNNIGGSAYGGQRSICCTPDLAKMEGCKQGEVIRRPSAADANWPVVLNVKFRGKSLSKEMDYKEISITKTGMYNLFFVACDPKLKELVMSGKTVWRSPDGYLPGRMAPLMKFFVFMALAYVLIGVIWLIQYVRFWDDILQLQHCITAVIALGLFEMILWYADYVNFNNTGMRPVFLTTLVVTVGAVRKTVSRLLILTVSMGYGVVRPTLGGLTSKVLLLGVTFFLATELLNITEYVGTINDVSGRARLFLVLPDAFLDAFLILWIFTSLSKTLEQLQTKRSSVKLDMYRKFSNALAVTVIASLAWIAYEVYFKATDPFNEKWHSAWIITAFWDILAFALLCVICYLWAPSQNSQRYAYSEKLGEDSDDEESQSLTAGKPEGDISLVNQEVKDVGSTGDSDEEDTEEDKRE